A genomic segment from Saprospiraceae bacterium encodes:
- a CDS encoding ribonuclease H family protein has product MVKSKKYYVVWHGNQPGIYDSWADCLAQVKNFPNAKYKAFSSKSQAEEAYLGAYEERPQLRKSKVSQGNWQNEIKPGSVVVDAACSGNPGDLEYQGVNPFSGEKLFHVGPLAEGTNNVGEFLAIVHALALLKKAQKDQTAIYSDSKIAINWVKLKHPNTKLVFSNRNQILYDLIQRAVKWLNENKYNNPILKWNTEQWGENPADFGRK; this is encoded by the coding sequence ATGGTAAAATCTAAAAAATATTATGTTGTATGGCATGGGAATCAACCGGGAATCTATGATTCATGGGCTGATTGTCTTGCTCAGGTTAAAAATTTTCCAAATGCAAAATACAAAGCTTTTTCAAGTAAATCACAAGCAGAGGAGGCTTATTTAGGAGCATATGAAGAACGACCCCAACTTCGGAAATCCAAAGTAAGTCAGGGCAACTGGCAAAATGAAATAAAGCCAGGGAGTGTTGTAGTGGATGCTGCTTGCAGTGGGAATCCCGGTGATTTAGAATATCAAGGTGTCAATCCATTTAGTGGCGAAAAATTATTTCATGTAGGCCCACTTGCAGAAGGGACCAACAATGTGGGTGAATTTTTGGCGATCGTGCATGCATTGGCTTTATTAAAGAAAGCTCAAAAGGATCAAACAGCTATTTACTCAGATTCTAAAATTGCAATCAACTGGGTAAAACTTAAACATCCAAATACCAAATTGGTCTTTTCGAATAGAAATCAGATATTATACGATTTAATTCAAAGAGCGGTTAAATGGTTAAATGAAAACAAATACAACAATCCCATATTAAAGTGGAATACCGAACAATGGGGGGAGAATCCTGCAGATTTTGGTAGAAAGTGA
- a CDS encoding TatD family hydrolase, whose translation MEFIDTHAHLYLKEFTEDRTQIIQRALESKVTKIVLPNIDFISYQDQLNLAKEFPGICYPTIGLHPCDVKENYMTILDSMELEFSNTQFIAIGETGTDAYWDLSFWENQTKSFSRQLEWAKTLQLPIIIHSRESIPQNIELVSKHQDGSLRGVFHCFTGDLTQAKQIINFGFLLGIGGVVTYKNSDLKNIIAEIGLEHLVLETDSPFLTPVPFRGKRNESSYIPIIAEKISEILDLSLETIAIKTTENAEGLFHFENYATTYENL comes from the coding sequence ATGGAATTTATAGATACACATGCACATTTATATTTGAAGGAATTTACAGAAGATCGAACACAGATCATTCAACGGGCTTTAGAATCAAAAGTAACCAAAATTGTATTACCTAATATTGATTTTATCAGTTATCAGGATCAACTAAATCTTGCTAAAGAATTTCCTGGAATTTGCTATCCTACCATTGGATTGCATCCTTGTGATGTAAAAGAAAATTACATGACAATTCTTGATTCCATGGAACTGGAATTTAGCAATACGCAATTTATTGCCATTGGAGAAACTGGAACCGATGCCTATTGGGATTTGAGTTTTTGGGAGAATCAAACCAAATCTTTTAGCAGACAACTTGAGTGGGCCAAAACATTACAACTTCCTATAATAATTCATTCAAGAGAAAGTATTCCTCAAAACATCGAATTGGTATCAAAACATCAGGATGGTAGTTTAAGGGGAGTGTTTCATTGTTTTACAGGTGACCTAACTCAAGCAAAACAAATTATTAATTTTGGTTTTCTTTTAGGCATTGGAGGAGTTGTAACCTATAAAAATTCTGACTTAAAAAATATTATTGCTGAAATTGGATTAGAACATCTTGTTTTAGAAACCGATTCCCCTTTCTTAACTCCCGTACCTTTTAGAGGAAAACGAAATGAATCTTCTTACATACCAATCATAGCAGAAAAAATTTCTGAAATACTTGATCTTTCTCTGGAAACTATTGCAATTAAAACAACTGAAAACGCAGAAGGCCTTTTCCATTTTGAGAACTATGCAACTACCTACGAAAATCTCTAA
- a CDS encoding T9SS type A sorting domain-containing protein produces the protein MKCKLLLILGINLIYNLLATSQLKEILVLNEGSYDYTSGKILVPVTVGVFDLNSNSYQQLNIIENARFASDIILDQSNYWVAADQRILKFDLLNRQLLASMDLEGVRKLAIHKDLLIVTRGEYLNKLDAYVQIYNKNSFKLLFEIPATDLPYTTESIVIKDDNAYIAVNNGFDFGNEVGKIIKVNLNLLKVESIVDLGLEGKNPENLMLKDNLLLSLNNKSFNGSSVSLIDLENSGVETYNLSNVNSLCGTSVLTGESILYQEINKTDVGKFNIAFKQSGFYKDLGRSFYGMNYDPITKLLCAGETDFKTSGKVHVYDEQFDEKYLFEAGVTPGYFAFVDASLVASKQVHPLEFEVSPNPVVNKIRVICQETVIETQILDLYGKTLLKSQQKSLDLESLQAGVYILNVKARDQIGYKRFVKRSN, from the coding sequence ATGAAATGTAAATTATTATTAATATTAGGTATAAATTTAATTTATAATTTATTAGCTACTAGCCAATTAAAAGAAATATTAGTATTAAATGAGGGCTCTTATGATTATACTTCCGGAAAAATATTGGTTCCAGTAACCGTTGGAGTATTTGATTTGAATTCAAACAGTTACCAACAATTAAATATTATTGAAAATGCTCGCTTTGCCTCAGATATTATTTTAGATCAATCGAATTACTGGGTAGCAGCAGATCAACGGATTTTGAAATTTGACTTATTGAATCGTCAGTTACTGGCTTCAATGGATTTGGAAGGGGTTAGAAAACTTGCAATCCATAAGGACCTGTTGATAGTAACCAGAGGCGAGTATCTTAATAAATTGGATGCATATGTTCAAATATATAATAAGAACTCATTCAAATTATTATTTGAAATACCTGCAACTGATTTGCCCTACACAACGGAGTCCATAGTTATAAAGGATGACAATGCATACATTGCGGTAAACAACGGATTTGATTTTGGAAATGAAGTTGGCAAAATTATTAAAGTGAATTTGAATTTATTGAAAGTTGAGTCCATTGTTGATTTAGGTTTGGAAGGGAAGAATCCTGAAAATCTAATGTTAAAGGATAATTTGTTATTGAGCCTAAATAACAAAAGTTTCAATGGAAGTTCAGTTAGCTTGATTGATTTGGAAAATTCCGGAGTAGAGACTTATAATTTAAGTAATGTGAATTCATTATGCGGGACGTCTGTTTTAACTGGTGAGTCAATTTTATATCAGGAAATTAATAAAACAGATGTCGGTAAGTTTAATATTGCATTTAAGCAATCAGGTTTTTATAAAGACCTCGGTCGTAGTTTTTATGGAATGAATTATGATCCAATAACAAAATTATTATGTGCAGGTGAAACAGATTTTAAAACATCTGGAAAAGTACATGTATATGATGAGCAATTTGATGAGAAATACCTTTTTGAAGCTGGAGTAACTCCGGGTTATTTTGCATTTGTTGATGCTTCATTGGTGGCTAGCAAGCAAGTTCATCCTTTAGAATTTGAAGTGAGTCCAAATCCGGTTGTAAATAAAATTCGGGTAATTTGTCAGGAAACCGTAATAGAAACCCAAATATTGGACTTATATGGAAAGACCTTATTGAAGAGTCAACAAAAATCACTTGATTTGGAGTCTTTGCAAGCTGGTGTATATATTTTAAATGTTAAAGCCCGGGATCAGATCGGATACAAACGATTTGTTAAACGATCCAATTAA
- the def gene encoding peptide deformylase, producing MVLPIYLYGKPVLKLKGQDIRSDYEGLQKLIADMWETMYFAKGVGLAAPQIGLAIRLFVVDSTAYYEKEDALKGIKKVFINAQILEETGKIWGFEEGCLSIPKLNAEVNRPSNLKIRYFDEHFQEHTEVYDDMNARIIQHEYDHIEGILFIDKISPIRRKILQKKLDKIRNGLVSTSYPVKA from the coding sequence ATGGTACTTCCAATTTATTTATACGGAAAACCTGTTCTAAAACTCAAAGGACAGGACATTCGAAGTGATTATGAAGGGCTTCAAAAACTAATAGCAGATATGTGGGAAACCATGTATTTTGCAAAAGGTGTTGGATTGGCTGCTCCACAAATCGGTTTAGCGATTCGATTGTTTGTGGTAGATTCTACAGCATATTATGAAAAGGAAGATGCCCTAAAAGGAATCAAGAAAGTTTTTATAAATGCACAGATTCTCGAAGAAACTGGGAAAATCTGGGGATTTGAGGAAGGTTGTTTAAGTATTCCTAAATTGAATGCTGAAGTTAACAGACCTTCTAATTTAAAAATCAGGTATTTTGATGAACACTTCCAGGAACATACAGAAGTGTATGATGATATGAATGCTCGGATTATTCAACACGAGTATGACCACATTGAAGGTATTTTGTTTATCGATAAAATCAGTCCGATTCGGCGAAAAATACTTCAAAAGAAATTAGACAAAATCCGTAATGGATTGGTTTCAACCTCATATCCCGTGAAAGCCTGA
- the ruvX gene encoding Holliday junction resolvase RuvX, which yields MGRIVGIDYGLKRTGLSVTDPLCIIVNGLDTVPTVSLLDYLQNYFKNNEVEKLVLGYPATNSNQVNQMGELVIKFKKTLEDSFPTMQVILFDERKTSIQAMEIMFKSGMRKSQRRDKSTIDKLSAVLILQKYLGHI from the coding sequence ATGGGCAGAATTGTTGGCATTGATTATGGACTTAAGCGAACGGGATTATCTGTTACCGATCCGCTGTGCATCATTGTCAATGGATTGGATACGGTACCCACTGTAAGTTTGTTGGATTATCTGCAGAACTATTTTAAAAACAATGAAGTAGAAAAACTCGTTTTGGGGTATCCGGCAACAAATTCAAATCAAGTGAATCAAATGGGTGAGCTTGTTATTAAATTTAAGAAAACTTTGGAAGATAGTTTTCCAACAATGCAGGTAATATTATTTGATGAACGAAAAACTTCAATCCAGGCAATGGAAATTATGTTTAAGTCTGGAATGCGAAAATCACAGCGAAGAGACAAATCAACAATAGACAAACTGAGTGCAGTTTTAATTTTGCAAAAATATTTAGGACATATTTAA
- a CDS encoding T9SS type A sorting domain-containing protein: MEKTNITFDFRRLKSFQIFSICLLWLVSTLHTSSLNAQCSLACNGLIQVSLDQNCQATITPAMMLNDTFTSCRNGQFSVRVLKYDKLIPGSPVVTGLYIGETLKVEVTDNISGNRCWGYAKIEDKLPPVVECTLDTIPCFVASAYIPYAYDNCAFDKIVLVDEIITPITCNENVIKEVIRKYVAYDKSGNKSAVCADTTYLRRFDTAKVNCPKNWTLANNCPISCKDIYYNRIPLDKNGHPDPSYTGVPTYTDTVTKNPVTTQTIDLWPVRDIYCNIAVTYEDIDLGIIGCVHKYMRMWTIREWWCNTERVRICIQILEIVDREAPYVHAPYDFDATTDGGYKCQSTVVIPPAVVFDSCGGPVRVDVVYPGGILSNKNGGVVVLPVGDNVIEYRVYDQCYNSSSDVMTVHVLDKTAPVAVCDKETVVSLSIYGTTHVYAKTFDDGSYDDCHIDSFLVRRMDNGAPCGQNVWWFRPYVEFCCEDVGKSITVVFRAKDKHGNYNDCMVQVEVQDKIKPTCYAPIDLTVACDFHFDIKDLSIFGLIQTDSAYFNNKRSITFKEYNGLSKTINFHDGFAHDNCDFTIEHSAVDNRTQCNVGTIVRTWVVKDKNGSDTCRQVITFFNYSPYDFKDIWWPADTTLYMCLDLAALTPEVLNSKPILHNEDKCDLVGLSSEDHVFRIVQGADACYKIIRKWKALDWCQGYYDQTGFHYPFAVHEQIIKIHNLDDPLVNVIPTTDTTVCTLDSCTNGYISLLGFGSDLCTPGNELAWEYLIDYYNNGTFDVVRSGVGDEIDASGRYPLGKHKIKYVFEDRCGNKTAVEKLFTIINCKAPTPYCINGVSIDLMPVDTNRDGKIDWGMIEVWASDVDLGSYGACKNPIVLSFSSDTNIRSRVFDCRHLGQQTVELWVTDRLTGNQAFCRTFIEIQDNNKACGRTFTGGTINGLISNNTDNNSMNDVEVLLVDNATPSKQIMSNIRTIADGKFAFANMPFTNGNYSVAPGKNNDPLNGVTTSDIVKIQRHILGIETLTSPYKIIAADVNNDKKITTKDITDLRRLILGVTDRFANNESWAFIDAKYNFINSDENVLGETYPRTYTISPFNKDVNGIDFKGVKIGDVSGNASAGLNAGISSRTGSNEILFIADDREFAKSQAVDIPVFIEKKANLVGYQFTLKYDPSRLEFEGVEAGLSNINLDNLGLSRSNDGYISFSWNSNKNIEFNESEAIFTLKFSALSQGQVSNVLQLNSIITSALAFSTEAEDMDISLGFRNSKGVIESNSGLILYQNQPNPFSDFTTIGFELSQAAPATLTIYDLNSKVLFKSDLKAVKGYNSIEIANAQLGVTGVLFYQIDAAGFTATKRMIVIK, from the coding sequence ATGGAGAAAACGAATATTACGTTTGACTTCCGCAGATTAAAAAGTTTTCAAATATTTTCTATCTGCCTTTTGTGGCTGGTTTCGACGCTTCATACCAGTTCGCTAAACGCCCAATGTTCACTTGCTTGTAATGGTTTAATTCAGGTTTCACTGGATCAAAATTGTCAGGCAACAATTACACCGGCAATGATGCTGAATGATACATTTACAAGTTGTAGAAATGGTCAATTCAGTGTTCGTGTATTAAAGTATGACAAGTTAATTCCAGGTTCGCCTGTTGTTACTGGTTTATACATTGGTGAAACATTGAAAGTTGAAGTAACGGATAATATATCCGGTAATCGTTGTTGGGGTTACGCCAAAATTGAAGATAAGCTACCGCCAGTAGTTGAATGCACCTTGGATACCATTCCTTGTTTTGTCGCATCAGCTTACATACCGTATGCTTATGATAATTGTGCATTTGATAAAATCGTCTTAGTGGATGAAATTATCACTCCAATTACTTGTAATGAAAATGTTATTAAGGAAGTAATCAGGAAGTATGTTGCTTATGATAAAAGCGGCAACAAATCAGCAGTATGTGCTGATACAACCTATTTAAGAAGGTTTGATACTGCAAAAGTAAATTGTCCAAAAAACTGGACGCTTGCTAACAATTGTCCGATTTCTTGTAAAGATATTTATTATAACAGAATCCCACTCGATAAGAATGGCCATCCCGACCCGAGCTATACAGGAGTTCCAACATACACAGATACCGTAACAAAAAATCCGGTGACTACTCAGACTATTGATCTGTGGCCGGTGCGTGATATCTATTGCAATATTGCTGTTACGTATGAAGACATCGATCTAGGAATAATAGGTTGTGTGCATAAATACATGCGTATGTGGACCATTCGAGAATGGTGGTGCAATACCGAACGCGTTCGGATTTGTATTCAGATTCTTGAAATTGTCGATCGGGAAGCACCTTATGTGCATGCACCGTATGATTTTGATGCTACTACTGATGGTGGATATAAATGTCAATCTACAGTAGTCATCCCTCCGGCTGTTGTATTTGATAGTTGCGGTGGACCGGTACGTGTAGACGTTGTGTATCCAGGAGGAATTCTCTCCAATAAAAATGGTGGAGTAGTTGTACTTCCTGTTGGTGATAATGTGATTGAATACCGCGTCTATGATCAGTGCTACAATTCAAGTTCTGATGTAATGACCGTTCATGTTTTAGATAAAACGGCTCCTGTTGCAGTATGTGATAAAGAAACAGTTGTGTCTTTATCTATTTACGGAACAACGCATGTTTATGCTAAAACATTTGATGATGGTTCATATGATGATTGCCATATCGATTCCTTCCTTGTTAGGAGAATGGATAATGGGGCACCTTGTGGACAGAATGTTTGGTGGTTTAGACCTTATGTAGAGTTCTGTTGTGAAGATGTTGGTAAATCAATCACGGTTGTATTCCGTGCAAAAGATAAACATGGTAATTACAATGATTGTATGGTCCAGGTTGAAGTACAGGATAAAATTAAACCTACCTGTTATGCTCCAATCGATTTGACAGTAGCATGTGATTTCCATTTCGATATCAAGGATCTGTCAATTTTTGGATTGATCCAAACAGACTCAGCTTATTTTAATAATAAGCGTTCAATCACATTTAAAGAATATAATGGTTTAAGTAAAACGATCAACTTCCACGATGGTTTTGCGCACGATAATTGTGATTTTACAATCGAACATTCAGCTGTAGACAACAGAACCCAATGCAACGTAGGAACAATCGTACGTACATGGGTAGTTAAAGATAAAAACGGATCAGATACCTGTCGTCAGGTGATTACATTCTTCAATTACTCACCATATGATTTTAAAGACATTTGGTGGCCAGCAGATACTACATTATATATGTGCTTGGATTTGGCTGCATTAACTCCAGAAGTACTTAATAGTAAGCCTATTTTGCACAACGAAGACAAATGTGATTTGGTTGGTTTAAGTTCTGAAGATCATGTATTCAGAATTGTACAAGGTGCTGACGCTTGTTATAAAATTATCCGTAAATGGAAAGCGCTGGATTGGTGTCAAGGATACTATGATCAAACTGGATTCCACTATCCATTTGCAGTCCACGAACAAATTATCAAAATACATAATTTAGATGATCCATTAGTTAATGTAATTCCGACCACAGATACGACCGTATGTACTTTGGATTCATGTACCAATGGCTATATCAGCTTGCTTGGATTTGGTTCCGATTTATGTACACCAGGAAACGAACTTGCATGGGAATATTTAATCGACTATTATAACAATGGCACATTTGATGTTGTGCGCAGTGGTGTAGGAGATGAAATTGATGCCAGTGGACGCTATCCATTAGGTAAACACAAAATCAAATATGTATTTGAAGATCGTTGTGGAAATAAAACTGCAGTTGAAAAATTATTTACAATAATAAATTGTAAAGCACCAACACCATATTGTATTAATGGAGTATCCATCGATTTAATGCCGGTTGATACCAATAGAGACGGTAAGATCGATTGGGGTATGATTGAAGTTTGGGCAAGTGATGTCGATTTAGGAAGTTACGGTGCTTGTAAAAATCCGATTGTACTCAGTTTTTCAAGTGATACCAATATTCGTTCACGGGTTTTTGATTGCAGACATTTAGGTCAACAAACGGTTGAACTTTGGGTTACAGATAGACTTACAGGAAATCAGGCATTCTGTCGCACATTTATTGAAATTCAAGACAATAATAAAGCTTGTGGCAGAACATTTACCGGAGGAACTATTAATGGTTTGATTTCTAACAATACTGATAATAATTCAATGAATGATGTTGAAGTATTGTTGGTTGATAATGCGACACCTTCTAAGCAAATTATGTCAAACATTCGTACAATAGCTGATGGTAAATTTGCTTTTGCCAACATGCCGTTTACTAATGGTAACTACAGCGTTGCACCTGGTAAGAATAATGATCCTTTGAATGGAGTTACAACTTCTGATATTGTAAAGATTCAAAGACACATTCTTGGAATAGAAACATTAACAAGTCCGTACAAAATCATTGCAGCAGACGTTAATAACGATAAGAAAATTACAACTAAGGATATTACAGATCTTAGAAGATTAATCCTGGGTGTAACGGATCGATTTGCAAACAATGAAAGCTGGGCTTTTATAGATGCTAAATATAACTTTATTAACTCGGATGAGAATGTATTAGGTGAAACTTACCCAAGAACCTATACAATCAGTCCATTCAATAAAGATGTAAATGGAATTGACTTTAAAGGAGTTAAAATTGGAGATGTTTCAGGAAATGCATCCGCAGGTCTAAACGCTGGAATTTCTTCTCGTACCGGATCTAATGAGATTTTATTTATTGCAGATGATCGTGAATTTGCTAAATCTCAGGCAGTTGATATTCCGGTATTTATTGAGAAGAAAGCCAATTTGGTTGGATATCAGTTTACACTGAAATACGATCCAAGCAGATTAGAATTCGAAGGAGTTGAAGCAGGTTTGTCTAACATTAATCTGGATAATTTAGGTCTCTCCAGATCAAATGATGGATATATCAGCTTTAGCTGGAACTCAAATAAGAATATCGAATTCAATGAAAGTGAAGCAATCTTCACGCTCAAATTCAGCGCTCTTTCACAAGGTCAGGTTTCAAACGTACTACAATTAAATTCAATAATAACTTCTGCACTCGCATTTTCAACTGAGGCGGAAGATATGGATATCAGTTTAGGTTTTAGAAATTCCAAAGGAGTTATCGAAAGTAATTCCGGACTTATTCTGTATCAAAATCAACCCAATCCATTCTCAGATTTCACAACTATTGGCTTCGAGTTGTCTCAAGCAGCTCCTGCAACACTTACGATTTATGATCTTAATAGTAAGGTCTTATTTAAATCGGATCTAAAAGCAGTAAAAGGATACAATAGTATAGAAATCGCAAATGCGCAATTAGGAGTAACCGGTGTGTTATTCTATCAAATTGATGCAGCCGGTTTTACGGCAACCAAGAGAATGATTGTTATCAAGTAA